A region of the Acidobacteriota bacterium genome:
CGGCCTGCGCAGTCTGTCGCCTAGTGATCCGCAATATCGCGGACGCTACACCGGTGGTCCGGCAGAGCGCGACGCCGCGTATCACCAGGGAACCGTGTGGCCGTGGCTGATGGGACCATTCATTACTGCCTACGTGAAGGTAAATGGTGGGAGCACGGAGGCTCGCTCGCAGGCTGCAGAGTGGCTCAAGCCTCTTCAAGAACACCTGTCCGATGGCGGACTGGGACAAATCTCAGAGATCCTCGATGGCGATGCGCCCCAGAGGCCGTGTGGGTGCATTGCTCAAGCCTGGAGCGTTGGAGAAGTGCTGCGGGCGTATGTGGAAGATGTGAAGGGCTTCAGACCATCAGCACAGGCACCGGTGCGCCCCTCGATTACCCAAACGGCGTGATTGTCACTTCCGAACTAAACCCACCGCGTCGCCAGGTTCGACCTGCTCGCACGGCTGGCCGGCCCAATACCGACACGCAATACTCTCCAAACCACAATCGATTTCGGTGTAACTGAGCGTACCGACACTCTCGCGGTGCACGCACAGACTAAAAGGTCCGGGGCCGTTCGCGTGAGAGGCGTGCAAACGCCGCATCCATGGCAGAGTTCCAGCGTCTGTCGATGTCCACGCAGCCTGGCAGACTTCTCCGCGCTTCTCCGAGGCCCGGGCATCGGACAGGCTCGACGAAAACCAATGCTGTGATCTCCATTCACGCGCGGGTGTTTCCAGCTTCTCTTGATTCCAATTCCATTCGCAGATCATCTGCCCCGAGGGAAACACGCCCACCAGTCGGAAGGGCCACACGTCGCTTAGATCAAGCCCCGACAAGGCGTTTCGTACTTCCGCCAAAGAACTACAGCCGACGAGCGCGGGAATTACCGCGCCGCGGCTGCGCGCTTTTTCCGTGGTGGGCTGCGGTACGTCGTTCCAATTCAGAAGCGCAAGGGCAATGCCGCGCTCGTTTACGGCTACCCATGTACCGCCAGCGCTGTTGCGGGGATAGACGACGCTGGTTCCTTGCAGATCGACCTTGACGGGCGGTACAGCGTCGTTTCGAGTTAGTTGCTCATCGCGATTCATCGCGAGAGAGTAGCCGTTGTCGCGGGTGACGATGGTCAGAGTACACATGTTGGATAGAACGACGACCGCATTTCGACAACGCTAATCCGCTGCTGGATATGCCGCAGATGTTGCCTGATACAACTTCCAGTCTTTCAGAAAATCAATGAATGATGGCGGCCGGTGCCCCAAGTCGCGATTCTTCCGGCCGATGCTATAGACCAGTTTCCATTGGCGATAGAGGGTCTTGTAGGCCGTCAGCAACGAATTCCGTTCATCGTAGATATTCGTCGCTTCAGACGCTGCGCCGTTCAGTTCGATGATCTTGAAGGTCTCACCGCGCAGCAGGTCCTCGTCGCTGGAGTAGCGGATGTCATATCGACCGATGAAGAATCCCGGAATCCTCCGTGAAATCTTATCGATACGGTCGCGCAGCGCCTCCGATGCGAGATGGCTGCCATCCCGAAAGATGCAGCCCTGGCAGTGATTGCCGGCTTCCACCAGGCGCACTCGCTTTCCAGTTGGTAACACGCGTCCGCGGAGATCGGGAAATCGGGCGCTGTAAGTGCTGGAAATCAACGATGCGCGGGGATCGGCGTCGATCAGCTGTTCGAACGTACTCATACCGTCGCCGACCACTGCCGGGAAAACTTTCTCGGTGATTGCAAAAATCTGGCCACGCTGTTGTCCGGGGAAGCGATAGTAGAAAACGCCGATCTCTTTCTGGTCACCGACATAACGCTGCAGGATGATGTCCGACGCGACCTGTGTCAGATATGAATCGACATCAGCGGCGCAGTTCATCAGCTTGAAGCCTGCCCCGCGTTGTCCGACGTTCGGCTTGAGGACAAACGGATAGCCAATCCGCTGCTCTGATCGCAAGCGATCTACCGCCTCTCGGCGCTGGGCAACATTACCGGCGGCGATGAGACAGCCGTCCGCGACAGCTTCCGGTGCAACTTGCATCAGGGCCTGCAGGATTTCAATTTTCGATTCGCCAACGACACCTCCGTTGCGAAATGCGGGGTTCGCGACGGTCGGCAGCGAGAATCCGCGATACCGAAGTCCCAACCACACACACATCGCTGCTACCGGGGGATAGAACATCCACGCGGGCCAAAATTCCCAGCGTTGATATTTCCTGATCAACAAACCCACGCGCTTGAGAAGGGCTGGCCCTCTGCTGAGAAAGGCCGGAGCCAAAAGAAACGCTGCGATGAGCAATCCGGGCGCTTTTCGTCCAGTTAGCCACGGGAGTCGCGGTGCGTAGTGCCAGACACCAAAGATCGCGGCTACCCAGATCGCTGCGCAGATGCCAGTGATGATGCTGAACAATCGCGCCGGCAGTTTGAGAATGCCCGCCGTCACGTAGAGGGGCAGGCGGCTTCCTGGCAAAAAACGGCTCATGACAACGGTTAACGGGCCGCGTTTCTTGAACCAAACTTCCGCCTGGACGAGTGTTTCGTCCGAGATAAAGCGTCGCGACCAACGAGCCGTAGCGGCTCGACGGCCCAGACTCGATCCGAGCGCGTAGAGTCCCATGTCGCCAATCCAGATTCCCAGAAAGGCGCTGACGAATCCCAATCGCACGTCTAACTTCCCGGCCGCACCGAGTGTCGCAGCGAGCAGTGTGGCGCCATCTTCATAGGCAAACGTGAACAGGAAGATCGACAGCGCAAGGGTGGTTTGCGTCTCCGGGAATGGAAGATGGGGAAACATGGTCAGTTTGCCTGAGCTTCGAGATGTTTCAGCGTTGAGGGGGCAACTCCGAATTCGTAGGGCAACTGCACGGCCATCGCGGCAGCGACCAGTTTCAGGATTGCGTAGTGATGGATAGCGTGGCCGACGCAGAACATGACCTCGCGCGCCACGTTGGAGTCGACAGCGAGCGCGGCGCTATCTCCATAGCCGACGCTGTAGACGACAGTGCACTCGCGGCCAAGTTCACTCACGGGCAAGTTGCGGAACTTGCGAATCAGTTCTTCCGTGGCGAAGAGCGCTTCCATGGAAGAGTTCTCGATCTCGCGATTACGGCGGCGCTGATCGTAGTTAATCTCACTCGTCGCCAGCCCATCGAGCAGGCATACAAAGTGTTCGAGCACGTGGCGGTAGTGCGCGCCGAGCGTGGAATTGTGCGGACCGTCCTGCCTGCGAGTGTAAGTAGCATCGGTCACGCTCTTCAGCAGAGTGCAACCCTGCTGCAAAACGTCCTCGACCGCCGACAATAGAGAAGCAGGTTTCATATCAGAACCGCTCCCCGAGTACGGGAATCTGTTTGCGATGCAGGTAGAGCGCGACTGCTGAGGTTACAACCACGGTGACTGCTAGTGCGAACAGCAGTCCCTTGTCTCCCTGCACCTCGATGCCAAGGAACGTCAGGTGACTGACGATTGCGCCGGTCGTGGCCGCGATGGCGAGCAACGATCCTGCCCAAGCGAAGCGCGGCGTCAGCAACAGGATCGCGGCGATCAGTTCCAACATGCCCGACCCGATCCGTCCCCACTGCTCGGCAAATGCCACGGGCACGAACGATAGATAGCCGTGCAGAAATTCTCCGAGCTTGGTGAAGATGTAGACCGATTCCGGCGCAGCCGTGAATTTGAAGAAGAGCGTCTGCAAAAGAATCACGGCGGCGATGATCCGGCAGACCCAGCCCAGAATCAGGGCTGGAGTCGCCGTCGTCTTGTTGGTGGTTGCGATCGCATGGCTGCTCATCGAGTGCTCCTTTACTTGCCGTACTTATCAACGAGGCCGGGCCAGTTCTGGTCTGCCTTATTCAGACTGCCCTGCTGGTCCTTGTTGAAGTTGTTCTTAATGTCGAGGTCGTACTGCATCAACAGCCGACCGTTGACGATCTGCCAGGCCTCGATCTTGACCGGGGCGCGATTGCCGCGGCTCACGCCGTAAGCGCAGTACCCCCCGAATTGTGGTTCATACTTTGCCGGGTCCTTGTCGAACGCGGCCTTGTGTTCCATCGAGACGAAGTAATATTTCGCGCCGTTGTAGTTCGACTGAAACATCTCGTTTCCTTGCACCGGACGTTGATCCATAAAAAACGCCACCGGATCGTATCCCTGGATGGCCAAACCGCTGCGGTCCAGGTTGAGCAATTGCTTGCTCGCGGCAAAAGTAAACACGGTGCTGAACATTAGAATCGTCAGAAAAACCTTTCTCATTTACTGCTCCTCCACTTTCTGAGCTGGTCTGAAACTCTTAAACGGTGAGACTCGGATGGAGGGCAGAAGTTTCAGTTGGAAGAGGGGCTCAACAGGAAAACATTCACATTGCGAATGTCTACAAATCGAGCGCCGTGGGGAGGGCTTTCGGCGCTCGACGTGCGATTCATCGGGCATGCGTGCCCGAGCCTTCGCTGTGCGTGAGATTCAGTGTGCGGAGGAAAGTTTCGCCGCGAGCGCGATATTTTTTGCCACGAGAACCATTTTCTTGCCTAACGTCGTGGCTGGATGGGATGCCGGGAGGCCGTGAGCCCGTCGGGTTGGTGTTTAAGGAGCTGTGGATCCACCGTCAGCAGGTGCTGGTCTCCGCGCTCGAATACTTCGCCTTGAATAATGAGTGGCTCCGCGACGAATTCTCGTAGTGCATCGCGGTTCAGCGCCTTTCCGTCCGTTCCGACAAGCAGGAATTGCTTGTGGGTGGCGATGGCGATGAAAATTGGAGGAATGCCGCCGCTCAGACAACGCGAGGCGCAATCACGATGGACCTTGCCGCTGCCGGGATTCATGACGCCCAGGTAACACTTGCTATCGACGATTTCACCGGTCATCGTGACCACGTCCACGCTGCGCGTAGGCAGAGCTGGCGGGGTCTCTGACTCTCGCAAGGTGATCGAGCCCGGTTCGATCTCGATCATGGTTACTCCGTCGCGATAAATCAATTGCCCACCCAGGCGAACCGATTTGCCGACCCAACCGCTCACAAGATCGCCGGCACCATGCTTACCTGGAGCGACGAGAAGGTACTCAGAGTAACGGTCCTCCGCAGCCGTCTGGCCTGGACGAGCCACCAGCAAAACAGCATAAGGCTGCGCTTGAATGACTCCTTCGAAACTGCGCGCTTTGCCGAATTCGAATGCAGAGGGCGGAAACGGATTTTGGCCACGGAGTAACAGTAGAGCAATTGCAACCGTCACCAGTGCCAGTCCGATCACCACCCGACGAGTGAAGCGCGCTAATTCCGTGGGCGCCTTGGGGAGATAGCCGACGTAAAAATCGTTCATCGCGTCTGCTCCTCACGGCACTCGACCTGCGCTGGCTCGACATAAGTTCCGGGTGCATTGGGTTTCGGATGAACGAAGACCGTTCCTTCGATCACCTTAACCAAAAATGTCGGGACTTTTTCTTTGAACGGAGCAGGCGCGGCGCCTGTCTCAGGCCGATATTGATAGCCATGCCAGGGACAGGTGACGCACCCGTCGATGATTCTGCCCTCACCAAGCGGTCCGTTCTGATGCTGGCAGACGTTCGATATAGCCGACACCTTGCCTTCATAACGAAAGACGGCTACCCGTTCACCCGAAACAGAGACCATGGTCGCGCACTTTTCCGAGATGCGATCGACGGGGCACACCTCCACGAAACCTTCTTCGGTAGCGTGCAATTTTGCGCGGTCGATCGTCTTTTCACGAAGTGCTGCGGCGAGATGAAGCGAAAGCACGATGGCCACACCAACAACCAACACGCTCGCGAGAATCGAGCTGGCTTCTGACTGAAGCGCGCCCAGCACAATATGCGCGACCAACAAGGCGTAGGCAACGTACACCATCATGTGGAGCCGTTTCCAGGTAGGAGCGGAAAGGTTACGCAGCCAGAAGTCATGGCTAGTTGCAGCCATCAAAAAGAGAATGAGAAGCGCGACAAAGCCCAGCGCCTGAAAGGGAAAATCTGCGACGCTTCCATAGCGCGGATTGCTGACGAGCAAGCTGAGCAATGGATTCAGATTTCCCAGGGCATGAAATTGGAAAAGTGCAAAGCCGCCATGCGCCAGACTCATCAGGAATGTCGTGACACCCAGATGACGCCGGTTGTACAGCAACGGCAGGAATCGACGATCCAGCCGCGCCAATGGACCGATACACAACACGATATTCAATAAGAGGAACGCGCTCGTGCCGAACGCCCGGATCAGAAGCGTCTCGGCTGTCGCATTTGGATTCACCAACGCTCCGACGCCCACAAATAGTGCGAGGTAGATAACCAGAAGCGAACCGAGAACGACGTCGTAGATTTTTTTCTGACGGTTCCAGCCGATCGCTCCGTATTGGACGCTCATGGAAGCTTCTCCACCCTGGCGAAGTCGATCACAGCCTGATGAGCGCCGCTGTACAGAATCAGGTAGCCAGCGCGGTGCTCATCCAGTTGGAGTGCGAATGTCTTGTCGGAAGCAAATGCACCCATCAATTGGGCTTGCGAGGGCACGCCACTTGCCGCCGGAGCCGTCAACGACCAGTACAGCAACGGATCAGGCTCGTCCACCGATTGCACTGGATGCAGCACCACATAGAGGATGCGGGCAGAGTCTGCAGAACTGTAAAAGTTGGTATGGATCTCGTGTTTTTGCCATAGCGTGTCGGACTTCCTGACTAATTGAGCCGAGGCGGGAAGTTGCGAACTATGCCCCGAGGATGCCACCACCTGGGGACGGCGTGCCGCGAGCCCTGTAATCAGGACCGCCGGCAGAACAAATGCGAGTCCGAGGAATGCGCGGCGATGAACGGCTCTCAGCGGTTGATTCATGAGGTGGTCCGGTGGGGATTCCTTTCCCCGGGAGGCTCCTCGACCCCTCGCGCCAGGCGATAGAGAAACATCGGCCAGAGTGCGGCGACTCCGGACAGGATCAGCAATCGGAAACCAAGGCCGGCTCCCTGGGCTTCTGAATCCACCCGTTGCACACCCCGCCACACGAAACGAATGGCGAACAACAGTCCCAGCCCGGCGTAGGCAGCAAGGGTGTAGACAAACGAATTGGCTAGAGTCTCAAGCACTTGTGATCGGTACGCCGGGAACATTCCACTGTTTACTTACGCTTCGCTTGTCGGCTCCGTGAGCCTGGAGCTTCTGCTGGCTGTCGGATTCCGACCGTGAATAAAAGTTGCGGCTAAGCGCAAGGAAAGAATGAAGCCGGGACTCTTCGCCAATCACCAGTTCATTGTCCAGCCACACGCGGTACCTGGGCTCGAAAACTAATCCTTGCGACACGGAGATCCCGGAGGATCTCGCGCAACTTGTTGAGGAAATTGGTGGCGGCGGTAGGACTCGAACCTACGGGTCGCCGCGGAGCGCGAAATCACTGGACAAGGAGTCGGAATATCCGCGAGCGCTGATCGAGGGACGAACCCCGGTGCGAGGGGTAGTGGTCCGGGAGTTCAATAGCGCCGCGCGAGAGTTTCTCGAGTGGTCAAAGGCGCACTATCGAGCACATCCTTGGCCAGAAACTGCGGATGTCGGCGAACGCACCGAAAGTTGTTTTACAACCCACGGGTTAAAAACCACGATTATCTTAGAGAGAGCCTCATCAACAGATGGATAACGGGAGGGGATCACGATTCGTTAGGAAGGCGCTCCCTGTCTCCATTCCAATCATGAACGACTGAGATTCCATCGCTTGGCCTCACTAGACATGCGGGTCGACACTGCTAAGCGGCAGGGTAGGCCCGTATCATAATCGACTTCTTTGCCGACCGCATCCACACACACTGCTTTCGCTCACAGTCAGCAAGCCTCCACATGGGACGTGGAGCGGAAGAAGTAGGTTTTAGTTCCGACGGCGGTTGACAAGAGATTGCTGGTAAGGCTACGCCTAGCACGCCCGACCCTCGTGTCTGTGGCCCAGGAACTGTTCCAGCAACGCCATCACTACGGGAAAGCCGGGTGCGCCTGTTCGGTCCAGCTTGGTCTTTGCCGTGGGAACCCAGTTCAATAGGTGGCGCTCCAGGAATTCAGTCTCGGCTCTAGCGAGCGAAACGGCGGTGGCTTCGTCCGATGCGTTTTCGTAGGTGTAACGAAGAGCAGCGAGGAACTCCAACTGAGTGACAAGGTAGTCAGGGACAGCACAGCTTGGGTCCGACTTGAGGCCGAGAACCTCGTAGAAGTAGGTATTCTCTAAAGCAATTTCTTGCGCGGGATGAGTTTTGTCGTGCGCTGACTCGAAGAGAGGCACCGGCGGCTCGGGTACGCCAACGTCGAACAGAGTGATATATGCGGACTCGTAGAGTTCGTAGCTAGCGAACCATTCAAAACCGGGGAACTCACCCTCACATTCCAAGCGCTTCCACAGATCACAGAGCGTCATCGGAACGGAAGGCTGCCCCAGGAAATTGAAGCACTCGAACGTGGGGGACGCAAAGACCAGCGCAAAAAATCGATAGAGGTCGTTCTGCTGCCAGTCGATCGAGGTGACAGCGTTCTCGTCAGTAGCGATCATTTGGATCGCGCCTCCTATTTCTGAAACTCTGGCTCATTCCAAAACTTGCCACACCGAGAAATATTTTCGGCCGTCACGATCTTTCTGGCTCCCGTTCCAGACAGCGAAGGCCACGGTCGTCCCGGCGGCCAGATCGGGCAGCTCGAAGATCACGTTCCATCGGTCGTTCTGATAGGAACTGCTTGCGGGGAAGGGTTTACCAGTGCGCTTGGTTGTACTGCGGCCCTGTGCCTGCATCACCATAGCGCCGCGCGTGGCATTCCAGTAGTAGATTTCGACGGGGTGTTCAGCGTCTCCCATTTGTAAAGAGGGAGCAATCGTGTTGATGTCCGACTTTTCGGGAAACATGACTGCAGCGGCGTCGAAGAACCGATCGTCGGCTTCGGTCGGGACTTTGCGGAAACGGGTCTCTGGTGGTGTGTTGGGGACTTCTGCGAGCGTGACCGCGTCGCGTGTTGGATCGTGCCAGCTGAGCTGAAACAGCAACTTTCCACCCGAACGAGCAGCACGGACGTCGAGGCTCGGGATCTCCGGCGGTGCGGGCTCGTCGGTATCATAAAGCGGAGGCGTGCGGTTCAGGGCGACATGCTTCACCGCAATCTGACTCCATGCTCCGGGGCCGCCATTGAGCAGAGCATCAGCGCTCGCTGAGGACGCAGGCACGGGCAGCGACTGCCCGGCAGCCGGTTTCGCCCCGGTCTGTGCCCACACGGTGGAGAGCACCAAACCGACTGAGACAGTGATCACAAATTGGCGAGTTCTCATGGATTCTCCTACAGCTGGATCTGCACCAACTGGGGCCGCACGCGGTACCGCGTCTCGGCATCGCGGCCGATCAGCAGTTGCAGTGCCTCACTGCGCCCGCCCTCCTGGGTTTTCTTGAGCTCCGCCTCCAGGCGCACAATCACATCTTTCACCTCCGGCCCGAAGAGGTAGATAAGGTAATCGAGCGGCACCCGCGGGTCCTCCTGAATGCTCTTGCCGTAGTTGTCGCGTTTTGGCGGATTGAATGGCGGAACGTAGAAGACGTTGGGCTGCGTTCCCTTCTCCGGGAAGAGAGGCAGAGCGATCTTGTGTACCAAAACCAGCTTGTGCACAGGAGACTCGGGATCGTCGAGTATGCCAACGAAGCGCAATCGGCCCGGACACTGCGCGGCGCAGGCGTTCACTTGGCCTTTCTCAAGCCGCGGATAGCAGAAGATGCATTTCTCCGATTTCCCAGTGACCTCGTTGAAGTAGATCTTCTTATAGGGGCACGCCTTGATGCAGTAGCGATAACCCTGGCAGCGCTCCTGGTCAATCACCACGATGCCGTCTTCGTCGCGTTTGTAAATAGCCTTGCGCGGACACGCCTCCAAACACGCAGGGTGCGTGCAGTGGTTACAGATACGCGGCAAATAGAAGAAGTAGTTCTCGTCTTCATTCATGCTGCCCACATCTTCGTCCCAGTTGACGCCGGACTCCGGCTCGGGCGAGGGCATGACTGGCTGCTTCTTGCCTTCATACAGACGCTGTTCGTAGTTGTATTCCCAGGCGTGGCCGTAGTCGTCCATGGTGGGCAGCGGGCTGGGCTGGAGCAAGCCATCTTTCCATCCGCCGCCGATACGGTCCCACTGGCGCGGATAGCCAAGGCCGGGACGGGTCTCGACATTGTTCCAGTACATGTAGCCGGTGCCGTCGCGGTCGGTCCAGAGTTTCTTGCACGCGATCGTGCAAGTCTGGCAGCCCAGACATTTGTTCAGGTCCATCACCATCGCATATTGGTGTTTTGACATGGCTGCCTCTCCTCAGACCTTCGCCTTCTCAACGTCCACCTTGATGTCGCGGTTGTTGCCGGTCGGCCCCCAGTAGTTCAGGCGGAAGTTGACATGGCCGTACTTGCCGATGAGCTGGGTCGGTTTGATCTTGATGTAGGTGAGCGACTGCCATCCGCCCTCCTTGAACCCAAGGTATTTTTCCCAGCCGTGATACATCGTGACGCGGCCGGGCTTTTCGCCGGGCAGGATCTGCAAGCGGCAAACGCAGTGGCCGACTTCATTGTGGATGCGGACCCAGTCGTTGTCTTGTAAGCCGCGCTTGCGCGCGTCGTCTGGATGCATGTAGACAATAGGTCCGCCGCGCTGCAGCCGCAGCATGGCGCGGTGATCGCGCCACGTGGAGTGGATCGACCAGCGCCCGTGCGGCGTGTTCCAGTAGAGCGGATATTTTTCGGCAACCGGCTCTTTGAACGTCGGCAGTTGCTCGCCCAGTTCGATGTACCAGGGATGATCGATGTAGAACTGCTGGCGCCCCGTCAAAGTTCGCCATGGGCGCTTCTTTTCAAGCTGATGCTTGAAGGGCGTATAGGCAATGCCGTCTTCAATGTCGCTGTTCCACGATTCGGGATCCGTCGCGATGAAGCGCTTCGGTTTCTCCTGCAGTTGCTTGTAGGTCATTCCCTTCGTTTCTTCCGCGTTCCCGAGGATGAAGTCCACAGCCTGTTCGTCACTCTGGATCTTCCCCTTGCCCGTCCAGTCGTGCGCGAGCTGCGTGAAATCGCGGTTCCAATCGAAGGCTTCGTCGTGGAAGGGTTTCAGGCCTTTCTTGGTTGCAACCTCAGCCATCTTTTCAGCCAGTGCACGGAAAATGTCCCAGTCGGTCTTGCTTTCAAACAGTGGCTCACAAGCTTTGCCGAACGGGTGAATGTAGCTGTGGCAGTCGGTGGAGTTGATGTCCACCTTCTCGTAGTAGCTGGCCGCGGGCAGCACGACGTCGGAGTAGAGCGCCGTCGTGTCCATGCGGTAGTTGATGTCGACAATTAGATCGAGGTCCTTCCACAGTGACGACTCGATGATCTCGTTGCCTTTGGCCTGGTTCAGGTAGTTGGCTCGCCACACGATGAAGGCGCGTGGCTTCTTGCCGTTTTTCGGCCAGAGCGGCATCCATCCGTTCTTCACGGATTCCTGGATGTACCACTCGATCGGCTTGCCGTTATAAAGATGTGGGTCCTTATTCGAGGAGTGCACATAGCTCCACAGCGTGGTGTTCTGGAAGCGCTGCTTCTTGCGGGTTTCGGGAAAGGCGAGCTTAAAGAAGCCTTGCTCGGGCCAGAGGCGCTCCTGTCCGACGTAGTGATTGAATCCACCGCCATTTTTGCCGGTGTTTCCCGTGAGAGCAACCAGCAGGATGAAGGAGCGGTTGGTCAGATCGTTGTGGAACCAGTGATTGGTGCCGGCACCGTGGATGATCATCGCCGGCTTGCGCGTGCCCAGATCTCTGGCGAAGAGTTCGATCTCGTGGGCGGGCAGACCGGTTCGTGCGGCGACTTCATCCACCGTGTATCCGGCAATTTCTTTCTTCAGGAGTTCGAATACGGTGGTGACTTCAGCGGTCTTGCCATCGGCGAGCTGCACGTGGAACGTGCCGGTCAGCGCGGGATCGGCACCGTTGAGTTGGATGGTCTTCTGATCCGATCCCATGGAACCGGGCGTTGGCACTGCCTTCTGCTGCTTCGTATCCCAGAAGTAGAAAATGTCGTCCTTGCCACCTTTCTTGAGATCAGACTCGCGCAGAAAGCGGTTCGTGCCCGGAAGCACAAGCAGTGGCATGTCCGTTTGTTCTTTCACATACGGCGCGTCGATGAGGTTCTGATCGATCAGCAGCTTGGCGACGCCGAGCGCGAGAATGCCGTCGGTGCCAGGGTTGATCCGGAAGTAAAGATCGGCATGAATGGCGCTGGAGTTGTAGTCCGGAGAAATGCAGACGAGCTTAGCGCCGTTATAGCGAGCCTCGTAGGCGAAGTGGGCGTCGGGGATGCGCGTCTGCGAGATGTTCGATCCCCAAAGCACGATGTATTTCGAGTTGAACCAGTCAGCGCATTCGCAGGACTCGGTCTGAACACCCCAGGTCAGCGGCTCACCCGGGGGCAGGTCACAGTACCAGTCGTAGAAGGAAAGGAAAACGCCGCCAATGTAGTGGGCAAGCCGCGAGCCTGCGCAAAAGCTGACCGGACTCATAGCGGGGATGACACTGAAGAAGGAATTTGTATCTGGGCCATGGTTGTAAATATTGTCGAGCAGGTTTTCGGCAACCATGGTGAGCGCCTCGTCCCAGGTAGCGCGGCGCCACTTGCCTTCTCCCCTTTCGCCTGTGCGGATCAACGGATAGCGCAGGCGCTGCGGGCTGTATACGTATTCGGTAAAGCATCCACCCTTCTGGCATCCGCGCGGATTGTAATCCGGAAGATCCGCATTGATACGCGGATAGTCGGCCGCCTGCTCCTCGCGGACCATCACGCCGTTGCGCACGTACACCTTCCAGGAGCAGGAGCCGGTGCAGTTGGCCGAATGTGTGGAACGGACGACTTTGTCCCACGTCCAGATCTTGCGGTAGAAGTCCTCCCATCCGCGATAGGGATAACTGCGCAGCGGATCAAAGTCTCCCGTTAGCGTGCTCAACACCGGTTTCTCTTTACGCGAGCAACCGGGGAGGGCGAGAGTAGCAGCCGTTATTGCGGCAGTTCGTATAAAACTGCGTCGCGAGAAGGGCTTCTTAGGTTCGTTGTTATCGCTCATGGTTGATGCCCCGAAGGCGTTCCTGAAATCGAGTTTTGCGCCATAGATTTCTGCCCTCTTTGCTCCCCTAGCGTGCGCAAGTAGGCGAGCAAGTCCGCAACCTCCTGATCGCTAAGCGCTGGAGCGTCTGCACGCTGGAAGGCGGGCATGGCCGTTGCCACTCGACCGTTGCGGATTGTGCGTACGATAAAGTCGTTCGTAGCAGCCTGCTGAAACACGGGGTTGCCAATCTCCGGTGCGATTCCGCTGCGACCGTTCATGCCGTGACAGCCGGCGCAATTCCTCAGGAAGAGGGTGTGACCGCGAGTGGAGTCACCCTGCAGGATTAGTGGAACCATTGCCGGGGCTACCGTAGCACCCGTGCGGAGATACTCAATCACCCCCGCAATCTCTTCGGGAAGCAGTCCACCCGCATGCGGGCCCCAGGCAGGCATCTGCGTGCCAGGTCGTCCTCGCTCGATGTTGGTCTGGAAGTATTCGCGAGTTGCGGCTGCAATCAACGAGGCGCCGCGAATCGCCGGAATGAAGCGGTTGAATTTCTTGTCCCAACGGGTGTAAGCGCCGTTGCCGTGGCAGGCAGTGCAGTACTGCCTGTAGACCTGTTCACCGGTCAGGGGAACGGGATGGAGCGAGTGGTATTTCTGCTCGATCTTGTCAGGCGCAAGATAGCTCTCGGGCACATCCCGTTTCCACTGCGAGAGCATGTACGCGGTGAGCGCCAGTGCTTCTGGCCGGGTG
Encoded here:
- a CDS encoding molybdopterin-dependent oxidoreductase, with product MSDNNEPKKPFSRRSFIRTAAITAATLALPGCSRKEKPVLSTLTGDFDPLRSYPYRGWEDFYRKIWTWDKVVRSTHSANCTGSCSWKVYVRNGVMVREEQAADYPRINADLPDYNPRGCQKGGCFTEYVYSPQRLRYPLIRTGERGEGKWRRATWDEALTMVAENLLDNIYNHGPDTNSFFSVIPAMSPVSFCAGSRLAHYIGGVFLSFYDWYCDLPPGEPLTWGVQTESCECADWFNSKYIVLWGSNISQTRIPDAHFAYEARYNGAKLVCISPDYNSSAIHADLYFRINPGTDGILALGVAKLLIDQNLIDAPYVKEQTDMPLLVLPGTNRFLRESDLKKGGKDDIFYFWDTKQQKAVPTPGSMGSDQKTIQLNGADPALTGTFHVQLADGKTAEVTTVFELLKKEIAGYTVDEVAARTGLPAHEIELFARDLGTRKPAMIIHGAGTNHWFHNDLTNRSFILLVALTGNTGKNGGGFNHYVGQERLWPEQGFFKLAFPETRKKQRFQNTTLWSYVHSSNKDPHLYNGKPIEWYIQESVKNGWMPLWPKNGKKPRAFIVWRANYLNQAKGNEIIESSLWKDLDLIVDINYRMDTTALYSDVVLPAASYYEKVDINSTDCHSYIHPFGKACEPLFESKTDWDIFRALAEKMAEVATKKGLKPFHDEAFDWNRDFTQLAHDWTGKGKIQSDEQAVDFILGNAEETKGMTYKQLQEKPKRFIATDPESWNSDIEDGIAYTPFKHQLEKKRPWRTLTGRQQFYIDHPWYIELGEQLPTFKEPVAEKYPLYWNTPHGRWSIHSTWRDHRAMLRLQRGGPIVYMHPDDARKRGLQDNDWVRIHNEVGHCVCRLQILPGEKPGRVTMYHGWEKYLGFKEGGWQSLTYIKIKPTQLIGKYGHVNFRLNYWGPTGNNRDIKVDVEKAKV
- a CDS encoding c-type cytochrome produces the protein MTDPSRIYRWLLLVSSIVTIAYLVGAAVRENYLAQWQTVQHEYRNILREKATDDRGRELLAKFRVEMKQASIPALATVDRCVTCHNGIDDPRMTDVPQPHRAHPGHILDKHPVDRFGCTVCHHGQGAAMTFNEAKAEDVFWDYPLLPPELTEATCVTCHDAEKLPPDQIPLLVAGMKLYQEKSCGSCHKLGGRGGALGPALDNEGAKTKHQLIMTNLKPPHTTWDWQNAHLRDPGGVVPDSLMRNPTVTRPEALALTAYMLSQWKRDVPESYLAPDKIEQKYHSLHPVPLTGEQVYRQYCTACHGNGAYTRWDKKFNRFIPAIRGASLIAAATREYFQTNIERGRPGTQMPAWGPHAGGLLPEEIAGVIEYLRTGATVAPAMVPLILQGDSTRGHTLFLRNCAGCHGMNGRSGIAPEIGNPVFQQAATNDFIVRTIRNGRVATAMPAFQRADAPALSDQEVADLLAYLRTLGEQRGQKSMAQNSISGTPSGHQP